One genomic segment of Erythrolamprus reginae isolate rEryReg1 chromosome 2, rEryReg1.hap1, whole genome shotgun sequence includes these proteins:
- the BCDIN3D gene encoding RNA 5'-monophosphate methyltransferase — translation MAAPVSARRQGLADAEPTVLPGGAAPHGNFPNYSCFHPPEGRISLLPATLWGELFPNPRAGPLLALDVGCNSGELSVALYKHLLGFNHTNSEHSVDGKDIRLFCCDIDANLIDRAKQRSPFPGSISYTTLDIMDPSARETLLTSYLNKFGRCWFDICFCMSITMWIHLNHGDSGLVKFLSFLVTKCTYLLLEPQPWKCYRAAARRLRKLGRNDFDHFHSLSIKGNMAEKITQILTRDCAMEFVCCFGSTSWDRSLLLFKSKEKKHFG, via the exons ATGGCGGCGCCCGTGAGCGCGCGCCGCCAGGGTCTTGCGGACGCCGAGCCCACGGTTCTGCCAGGCGGAGCGGCGCCGCACGGAAATTTCCCCAACTACTCTTGCTTCCATCCGCCCGAGGGACGCATCTCCCTCTTACCTGCGACTCTTTGGGGCGAGCTGTTCCCAAACCCGCGTGCGGGTCCCCTTTTGGCCCTGGATGTTGGATGCAATTCGGGG GAACTCAGTGTCGCTCTCTATAAGCACCTCCTTGGCTTTAACCATACCAACTCGGAGCATTCTGTGGATGGAAAGGACATCCGCCTCTTCTGCTGTGACATTGATGCAAACCTGATTGACAGAGCCAAACAACGCAGCCCTTTCCCTGGTTCCATTTCCTACACCACTCTCGATATCATGGACCCCAGTGCAAGAGAGACTCTGCTGACCTCCTACTTGAACAAGTTTGGTCGATGTTGGTTTGACATTTGCTTCTGCATGTCTATAACTATGTGGATCCATCTAAATCATGGGGACAGTGGTCTAGTGAAATTCTTATCTTTCCTTGTGACTAAATGTACGTATTTACTTCTTGAACCCCAGCCGTGGAAATGCTACCGTGCAGCTGCTCGTCGCCTGAGGAAGTTGGGCCGGAATGACTTTGACCATTTCCATTCGCTGAGTATCAAAGGCAACATGGCTGAGAAGATAACTCAAATCTTGACCAGAGACTGTGCCATGGAGTTTGTGTGTTGCTTTGGAAGCACTAGCTGGGACAGGAGCCTCTTGCTGTTTAaatcaaaagagaaaaaacatttcGGATAA